The following is a genomic window from Tursiops truncatus isolate mTurTru1 chromosome 7, mTurTru1.mat.Y, whole genome shotgun sequence.
GGGGTATTTCTTTACAAGCATGACAACCTCCCTCTGCATGCTCCTCCCCATGTCCAAGCTCGGTGATTCTCCATCAAGGGCAGCCCCAGACTCACTGGGCAAGCACAGGTCTCTAGGTCACTCCTGTTCTCCAGCCAACACAAAACCATCTTCTGGAAACGTTTGCAAGACGGGCCTGTTTAGGCTGAGACTAAcacaatggtgtgtgtgtgttgattacATAGATGGGGGAAAGGTTCTTATGCCAGAAACTCAAATTTCCCTGCCCCTTTGTGAGTAATAACATCCATGAACCCTGAGGTAGGGCAGGGTCCCCACCGAGTCCGTCGCCCCGGACCACGCCGCGGCCATGGCACCTGCAGCGCCCCTGCCCCCAAGCCAGACTCATACCCCTCCCCGGCTCCAAAGGAAGGGGTAGCGTAGGTCTTGGTAAGGACAGTGCTGTGTGGCTGGAGACTGAGTGGATTGGCGAGGAAGCGCGGTCAGGGGCCAGGACACCTGGACAGGGCACAGGGAGTGTCAGCAGCGAAGCCCAGCGGGGCTGTGCCCCCAGCAGACGTCACGAGCAGGACCGGAGGCCCGGGACGGGAGGGGAGATTCCGCGCTAGTTGGTGATGTGGGCAGTCACATCTCCGTGGAGGGGTGAGTGGACCCTGGAGCCCCGCATCTGTGCGCGATGGGGAAATGGCCAACAGCCGTTCTTCCGGCGCCGCCTTTGAACAGGCAGATGTCAGAGCCAGGCCGGCTGCTTCAGGACAGGCCAGGCCACGCTGGGGGCCGCCCGCTCCGGGCCCAGTGGGCAGAGAGGAGCGACGCCCGGCCTGCGGTGGGCTCGGGGAGGCCAGGGACACCCGCGGCTCTCCAGGTAGGTTTCCGTGGGGTCCTGCCCCTCGGTGAAGTGGCCGGTCTGGCTGCCTCTGGACCTCGTCCCTCGGAGGGAAGTGTTTGGGGCGGGGCCGGGGTTGAGAGGTCCCTGATCTCACAAGGTGGGGGCTTCCTCCCCACGTGCTTCACCCCACTGCACCCGCATCTCCAGCATCCTCCCCCCTGAGCTCTGAAGTTCTCCACCGAGGGGCACTCTTGCCACCGCCCACTTCGTCCTCCCCCCAGGAGACTCCTCCCACTCTAGGAACATGCGGGAACCCCTGCCGAAGGTCTGCTTGTCCCTGCCCGCCACCCCAAGCTACTTACAGGAtgctctccatctctctccccaacACATGCCTGCCTGCCCGGGCCCCCTCCCGTTCCCTCCTGTCCTCACAAGGAGTCTGCTGAAACGGGACATGGAGGGACGTTTCCAGACAGGAACACTCTTTGTGTCTATTCGCCGTTTGCTGCAAAGCCAGAGCGGGTGTTGGTGGGAGAGGGGGGTGCAGGCTGGTGCTGTCTCCACTTTGCTCACGTCCCTTGTCGGGGTGCCCTGAGTCTCAGTGCAAGGGACCCCCGATTTGGGGGAGAGCTACCCCCACCGCCGCCCCTCCGGCCCCGcatcctcccctccagcccccgccTCCTCCCCTCCGGCCCCGcatcctcccctcctgccctgcatCCTCCTCTCCGGCCCCCAcatcctcccctcctgccctgcatCCTCCCCTCTGCTCACCCGCCTCCTCCCCTCCGGCCCCGcatcctcccctcctgccccgcaTTCTACCCTCTGGCCCCCAtatcctcccctcctgccctgcatCCTCCCCTCCGGCCCCCGcatcctcccctcctgccctgcctcctcccctctggccccCGCATCCTCCCCTCTGCTCACCCGGCTCCGGCCCCCTTCCACTGTCTCCCTCAATCCCACTGTGTCTGGCCCTCATGTAAACTTCCACTGATCCCCTCTCTGATGAGGCTGGAAATGACCACACGTTTCCCTCATAACTGGGAACTTTGAGAGCAACAAGAAATGCAGAGGAACCTAAGAGTCACTTCCTTGAAACACTCTGCTCCGGCCCAGCAGACTAAGGGCTGCTGCACATCTCAGCGTGAAAGCCAGTGGCTTCCCCATGGCCCACGAGGTTCTGCTGACGTCCCCCCTTCCTTGGTGACAGAGCCCCCAACCACTGCTCTGtgtcactctgctccagccaggctGTGTCCTTGCCGCCCTCCACGCACCCAGAGGTGCCCTggtgtcccccccgccccccgtagCCCCCTGGCCAGTCCTCACCCCGTGGGGACTTTGCCCCTGGGTCGGTGTCGCCTTCTCACTGACACTTGCTCCCCACGACCCTAACCCGGACCCGCCTTCCGGTCTCACTCTCCACCTCCGTACATCCTAAGCAGCTTATCTGCGTGTTATGAGTGGTGTTTACTGTCCTGTCTGCTTCCCTGCCCTCCCTAGAACTTACATTTCATGGAGGCAGAAGTTTCCGACTGTTTTCTCTCCCCATCGACCCCAAGTACCTTGAAACCATCACTTCCCAATAGTGGGCGCTCAGTATCAGATGGATGGATAAGTAGGGgcccctcccctgctttctccGTGAGGTCTGAACATTGCGACCCTACTCACTGGGTCTCTACATGGTGGTCCCTCAGATCCAACACGTCCCAAAACAAggtcttcctcctcctttctctcacaAGTGTGCACCTCCCTTCTGCACCCAAATCCTGAGCTCTCCCTTTGGGGGCATCTCATAGCAGCGCTGGGAGCCCAGGGAGCCCTCGGGAGGAGATCACAGCTGAGACCTGACGGACGCCCAAGTTCCGCTGGTGACGGGGCGGCAGGGCTACCTGAGGTCAGCAAGGGGCTCTCAGGGACTGAACGTGATTCCTCGGGCAGGACGGGGACAGACAGGAGCGAGGGGGCAGCAGAGGGCTTTGCTCAGGAGAGCGGCGTTTGGACGGATGCGGCTGGGAGAGGGATCTGCGTGCAGTTCTCTGCCCCGCGCAGGGTGGACCAGATGGAGTCAGGGACTGTGGAGAAAGACCAGTCAGAGTTTTGGTTACGATCATTCCGGTGCGGTGATGGAGCCCGAATTCGCGGTGGCTGGAGGAAGCCCACGAGGGTGGCGGCAAGGGAGCCTGCTGGAGAGACGTGAGGCTGTGGGAGGGGTGGGACCGGCCTTGTCTTAGCCACGGGGGTAAGGAGAGCCGAAGCTTGGTGTCCGCCCGGGCAGCGGGGTAGATGGTGGTGCCCTGGTCCGAGATGAACACGAGGAGGGCGTGGACTCCAGGGCCCGTGGAGGCCTCCTGTCATCGGCTGGACGCACGGGTGGGATCTGCAGACAGACAGGGCGGTGCGGGCGTCATCTGGTGGAGACTGGAGGTGGGTGGCTTTGCTGAGTGTGGACAGTGAGAGCAGAAGGCTGGGGCCACAGCACCAAATGCGGAGGCGAGGCGAGTGGAGACGGAATGAAACATCCCCCAGAAATTAGGGAAGGGCTGGTTACTGGCATCTGGGGGGCCACCGGTCCGCGGCGCGTGGGGACAGAAGCCAGGTGGCTGCGGGCCGAGGGGGCAGGAACCCAGACCATGGCTGCCCGTGAGCATTGATGGATGAGAGGGGTCCAGGCGTGACAGAGATGCCAAGTCGGGGGGACGTCTGGGGACTCAGCGGAGACAGGGGCAAACAGGAGAGCCCGGAGGAGAGAGGGCGGGAAGCATGTGCCCAAGGAGACTGGTTGCGGGGCGTGAGCAGAGCTGCAGGGGTGGCTCGGCTCTGAGGCAGGAGCCCCGCACCCCACAGCTGGAGCCAGACCACAAAGGAGCTGCAGGTGCTGCCCGCTGAGAGGGCCATTCTCGCCCTGCCCAAGGGTCCAGCCCTTCCGGGTGCACGGGGACATGGAAGCTGCCCCAGCCCTTCCAACTGTTCAGGAGAAGCAAGAAATCTGTGCTTCTGTGTGGAATGTGCTGATTTTCCAAAACGATGATCAAAGTGAgggtgtagggcttccctggtggcgtagtggttgagagtccgcctgccgatgcaggggacgtgggttcgtgccctggtccgggaagatcccacatgccgcggagcggctgggcctgtgagccacggccactgggcctgcgcgtccggagcctgtgctctgcaacgggagaggccacagcggtgagaggcccgcgtactgtataaaaaaaaaaaaaaaaaagtgaggggtGTAAAGAGTTTTCTGTTATAAAACGTGTAGGATAAAAAGGGTCGTAATAACTCAATGGTGTCTGGGAGGGACCTGCAGCGTTGCTCAGGCTTCATTTAAATTCTCCCTCTGCCCCGCCATGAAACCTGCCCCCCAGGTATTCTTAAAATGTTGCTCATCTAAATCTTTCACTTATTCTCTAACAACCAAAGCCCAAAGGAAACCAAGGAGCAGGCAGGCCCCTGGCGAGTCGATTATGCCTCCACACTTGCCGGCCATGCTCTCTGCTCCACTGATGTCCGTGGACAAGGAGGCTGGGACTGCTGGGCTGCAAGTACTGATGCTTTATCCAGCGGAAGTTTGCTTTCTGATGTAACATACAGAGAAAAGAGTCATTTcgttttttaacaaatatttaacctACGACCTTGGCATCACTTATTAAGCAATCCACGCTTTCCTCACTAATTATATCCCATGAGCTCTGATTTAGGACTTCTGCACTGTTTCCACACTGGCCCATTGACTAAATGGCAGTACTcgttatttttaacatttattttattaaactattagttccattttattgtattttcttatcTCCAAAATAGCCAGTCCACTTCATTaatcctctcctttctttttcatgaattttatttgCTATTCCCGTCTGTTCATACTTGCAGatgattttaagaattatttcattctgttcttttaaattaatttatttgtttttatttttggctgtgttgggtcttcttgctgtgcacggctttctctagttgcggtgagcgggagctactctgttgtggtgcgcgggcttctcattgcggtggcttctcttgttgcagagcacgggctccaggcgcacgggctcagtagttgtggcacgcgggctcagtagttgtagcttgctgggtctagagcgcaggctcagtagttgtggtgcacaggcttagttgctctgcggcatgtgggatcttcccggaccagggctcaaacccgtgtcccctgcattggcaggcggattcttatccactgtgccaccagggaagcccttcattctgttttaagaaaaataaaatttggtgagatttcaactataatcgaattaaattttaaaatccatttggaAATATTGATAgctttacaatatatttttctcatcaaGGAACGTCTTTGTTATTAATTGCTGGATATAGGAAGACAGTTATAATATCGGTTTTGAAATCCCTTAATTATAATAAGGTTCTGGATTTTCTAAGTTAAAAGCCATGTTATTggatggggaggctgggagggagacgcaagagggaggggatatggggatatatgtatatgtatagctgattcccttcgttatacaggagaaactaacacaccattgtaaagcagttatactccaataaagatgttaaaaaaataaataaaacccatgtTATCtggaaataatgataattttgtcTACTTTCTCCTTTTTGTAGTAGGTAGCAGAGGGCAGTGTTGTTGTGTAGTGGTGGTTAAGAAGAAGATTCATCTTCATCCTGATCTCAGTGGGACGGGAGTGATGCTGGTGTCAACCACAGGGATGTTACAGGCTGTTGGTtaagagattattattatttttttacctgATGTCATGATTTATCAGAAGCCATTGCTAAAAGAATCTACAACAAATGGTACTGAGATTTTTTTGgttctaaatttttattggagtctagttgatttacaatgttgtgttagtttcaggtgtacagcaaagtgattcagataaatatatataatgtgtatatatatctattctttttcattcttttccattagaggttattacaagatattgagtagagttccctgtgctgtacagtaagtccttgttgtttgcctattttatatatagtagtgtgtatctgttaatcccaaactcctaatttatcaccccCCTTTCCGCATttgtaaccgtaagtttgttttctatgttgaGTCAGAGattatttatatatgaaaataaacccCTTATTTGGGGATGACAAATGTATAACAAGTTTGGAATGGTTTTTAATCTAAGCCTTTCCACAGCAGCTGGGCTCCCGTGTGATCATTTTGGTCACTTTGCCAGCCTGGCAGCCTCCCTGCACTCCGAGCGGCGGCACGCTGGCTTGTCTGCAGCGTGTGCCCTCCTCATGTGCTGCTGGGTGCTACTTGCTGGCTTTTTATCTGATTTTTGtaactatagtaaaaaaaaaaaaaagaaaattggcatAGAGTTCTCCTTTTGTGCAAAGGAATTTGCCACTTTGTGAAATGAATTGGGAAGAAATTCCCATGCCCTGTGACAGTTTACAAAACATGAGGAAGCTCTGCTCCTGGTATAAAGGGAAGATTCGTGCTGCTGAAGCATCTGAGGCCACTGGCTTTCTCTGAAGCAACCCGAACAATTCTTGTGTTTATATTGTCGTGATGTTGAGGTTTCTGTCTTCACTTGTCAGTGTTCTCGGAAAGTGGTGACTTTGAGGCTCTAACACTGACCATTGCATGACCGACTGCCTTTAGGAATCGCCTAGGCTCTTGGTgtgtcattttcctcatctgtaaaatgaagctaTAAAAAGaaccactgggcttccctggtggcgcagtggttgggagtccgcctgccgatgcaggggacgcgggttcgtgccccggtccgggaggatcccacatgccgcggagcggctgggcccgtgagccatggccgctgagcctgcgcgtccggagcctgtgctccgcaaggggagaggccacagcagtgagaggcccgcgtaccgcaaaaaaaaaaaaaaaaaagaaccgcTGCGTAAATCTTTGCCTTTTCTTCTGGCCAATACTGTTTATTTTGTGAACTTTCATTTTATAGCCTGTTAGAATAGTGTCAGGGGGCAACCAGAAACTCTAACTGTCCATCTTAACAATTCCAAATTTCTAGCCCACACCCATATGGGTtcacttttttctcttgttgccatCCCTCGGGAAGAGCCCCAGCCTTGGTGTTTGAGGACCCGGTGTGCACTGGTACTGCCACGACCTTGGGTAAGTCGTTGCACTTTCCACTGTGAGCCTCAGATTTTCATCTGAAGAATGTGAGCCTTGTTCTCCCAGGGCCGTGGTGAGGGTTACAGGGGGGGTTTATGTGGACACACCTGACACTTGATAAGGGCTGGGTGCGCCTTTATGGCATTGAGGCTGGCTCTGGGGGACCCACCTGCAGGATGGAGAGAGCGTGCCGGCGCGGCCACCGGACTGCTCTGGAAACACTGCATGTAGGAGCCCTGTTTTCATGCCCCCTTCACTCCCCCATCACCCCGTCACGTGCTGGACAGGTGGCCTCTCCCTCAGCGACAGGTCCCTCGAGAATGTTCTGGACTCCTCCCCTCTGCCGCCCAGCCACCCTCtgccttctgttttctctcctccaGGATCGTGTTGACACCTCCCCTTGCTGTACTCCCTCCAGATCTTTTTGATGttatggggttttatctttttcttcctttaccaTATTTTAAGGGGGCCTTGACATGGTGCAAAGACAGACACGTGACCACTCTCCCCTCTTGGCCTGGGAGGCTGCTTCTGCTCCTGCAGACCCCCAGCCCTGTGGAGGGACCGCATGGGTCTGGGGTCTGGTTAAGCTGGCTGCCACACACCCCAGCATCCCATGAGCCCTCCTGGTGTCCCTTCCTCTTGTACAGTCATCTCTGAAACCAGGTGAAAGGCCAAGCACCTACTAGTGTAGATGACCCTGTGGCGAAGGGCTGTGCATCCCTATTGTTGTTAGATTCCTTGGGAAAGTCTGGGTTATAGGAGCAATTAGATGCTTTCAAGATTGCCTGGGGGAGAAAAAGGGCAGCGTGTTCTGGAGCCCCAGGGGTCACCAGGAGACCTAGAGCTGCCATGTTCAGTGGTAAAAGCTTAACTTGGAGACACTTTCTGCTCCCCTGCTGCTCCAGGAGCCAGCTGTCCCCTCCTTGGGCCAAAATTCACCCCCAGGCCGAGCTGTGCTTTCTTCCCCAGCTGTCCTCGGCCCTCATCTGGCACGAAGCTGGTTTGCAGCCCTGGGCTCCCCACACGGAAGGATGAGGGGAGAACGTGACCGAGGTCGGCGCCTTCGTGCTGGTGGGCTTCCTCACGGCCCCGGCTGCCTCCCTCTTCGTGCTGGTGGAGAACCTGGCCGTCATCCTCACCATCTGGGGCAGCTCCTCCCTCCACAGGCCCATGCACTACTTTCCGGGCATCCTGTCGTCCCTGGAGATCTGGTACGTGTCTGACACCATCCCTAAGATGCTGGACGGCTTCCTCATGCAGCGGGGACGCATCTCCTTCGTTGGCTGCATGACTCAGCTCTGCGTCTTCAGCTTCCTGGTGTGCACCGGGCGTGTGCTCCTGGCCTCCATGGCCTGCGACGGCTACCAAGCCATCATGACCATGGGGCTGTGCGTCCAGCTGGTGGCCTTCGCCTTCGTGAGTGGCTTCATCATCTCTGTGATCAAGGTCTACTCCAGCTCCAGCACCACGTTCTGTGGCTCCAATGTCCTGAAGCACATCTTCTGTGACATCTCCCCCATCCCCAAGCTGGCCTGCACGACTTCTCGACCACCGAGCTGGTCGGCTTCGTCCTGACCTTCAGCATCCTGGTGTTCCCGCTCGTGGCCACCATGCTTTCCTATGGACACATCACCCTGGCCGTCCCGCGCGTCCCCTCGGCCACAGCCGTCGGCGAGCCTTCTCCACCCGCGCCTCCCACACGGTCACCACCTTCTACATGGCCTTGATATTCATGTACGTCTGGCCCCAGGCCATGGATTCCCGGAGCTCCAACAAGCTCATCTCTGCTGTTTACACTGTCCTCACCCCAGTCATCAACCCCTTGATCTACTGTCTGAGGAACAAAGAATTCAAGGATGCTCTGAAAAAGGCTCTGGACTTAGGTCAACTTTCACAGTAGCACAGTTAAATGTCCTGTAGTCTAATCTGTGgtgataataaaaacaacacCTTATAGGACACTTTACTTTCTTTAATAGTGACAATTTAtgtaattaattagtttatttctggctgtgccacgcagcttgcaggatgttagttcccccaccaggaatcgaacccgcaccctcagcagtgaaagtgcagagtcctaaccactggaccactagggaattcccaccttaggtttttttttttgtgtgtgtggtacgtggccacttgcagagcacaggctccagacgcgcaggctcagcggccatggctcacgggcccagccgctctgcggcatgtgggatcttcccggaccagggcacgagcccgtgtcccctgcatcagcaggcggactctcaaccactgcaccaccagggaagcccccaccttaggttttttaaagtaaattttaaaatgaaatttagcaAACCCACAGGACTGTGAATAAATAATAAGTCTTCATCCGGATTTGGTTTCACAAAAGAACCACACTTATGtcaccagcacccagatcaagagtCAGAAGCTACCCTCACGGCCCGTCCCCAAGATTTCCACTATCCAGACTTCTAGCACCAGATACTACTTTTTGACGTTTTTATGAATAAAACCATGAAGGATGATTTTACATTTGACTTCTTGCGTTCATTATGATGTTTGAGTGAATCCTCAACGTTTCTGCATGTAGCAATAATACATGCACCTAATGTGTAATGTCCCACAGTACAAATACATCACAACACGTTTATGCATTTTACTGTTGGGGATAGAATTATGGGTACTGCCTATTACGGATAGCGCCGCTATAAATAACTGATTTGTGTCTTTTCATGAATGTACATACAGTTTTGTGAGCCGTGTGCTAGGCCAGACCTACGTACATAAAGGCTTACGCCTACAGTTCCTGCAACAAAAGATTCACGTATGATCAGGCTTCATAGAAACAGCAAGACTGTTTCCCCAAGTGGGTGCGTGAGAATTCCAGTAGCTGCATATCCTTACCGACACTTGGCACGCTAAGCCTTCTCTATTTGCCTTTCTTCTGGGGTTGCAGAAGAAGTTCTCTCTGCAACCTTAACTCGCATTTCCAATGACCAAGGCTGCTGGGCACTTCTGTAAGTTTAGTGGTTTAATGTCCTTCCGGATGTGCCCTTTCTGGAGGGCTCTTGCAAtcaggtcttttgcctatttttatattgagtcactttttctttttaacatgcaGGAGTTCTTACATATTCTGGGTCCATGCCCTCTGTTGGTTA
Proteins encoded in this region:
- the LOC101337977 gene encoding LOW QUALITY PROTEIN: olfactory receptor 6B2 (The sequence of the model RefSeq protein was modified relative to this genomic sequence to represent the inferred CDS: inserted 2 bases in 2 codons), producing MNTFPVRAREGSLSEFELHLDSALCVVEQTMERVNDRRLKKHWCITPRGALHPLDRVAFDLEGVPQGPVDGEAEMQEDGESVPARPPDCSGNTAWENVTEVGAFVLVGFLTAPAASLFVLVENLAVILTIWGSSSLHRPMHYFPGILSSLEIWYVSDTIPKMLDGFLMQRGRISFVGCMTQLCVFSFLVCTGRVLLASMACDGYQAIMTMGLCVQLVAFAFVSGFIISVIKVYSSSSTTFCGSNVLKHIFCDISPIPKLACXDFSTTELVGFVLTFSILVFPLVATMLSYGHITLAVPRVPSATAVXRAFSTRASHTVTTFYMALIFMYVWPQAMDSRSSNKLISAVYTVLTPVINPLIYCLRNKEFKDALKKALDLGQLSQ